From the genome of Lysinibacter sp. HNR:
AGTGCCCCGCGCGAGCCAGTGTTGGTGAGTGTGAAGGTGCCTCCGGCGAGCTCGTCTGGCTTGAGCTGATTGTTACGAGTACGGGTCGCGAGATCGGCGACCTCAGCGGCCAGCTCAGCAATGTTCTTGTCACCCGCATTACGGATAACGGGGGTGAGAAGTCCGCGTTCGGTATCAACAGCAATGCTGAGGTTCTCGTGGTCGGGGTAAACGATTGTGTCATTTTCAACCGTTGCGTTAATAATCGGATAGGTGCGTAGAGCCTCTGTTGCTGCCAGCGCAAAGAAAGGCAGGAAGGAGAGCTTGTTACCCGTTCGAGCGAGGAACTCGTCTTTCTTTGCAAGACGCAACGCCGCAACCTTGGTCACGTCCACCTCAACAACGGTTGTGAGCTGAGCGGTCGTCTGGAGCGAGGCAACAGCACGCTCGGCAATAACCTTGCGGAGTCGTGAGAACTTTTGTGTGGTTCCACGAAGCTCAGAAACAACCACGGGCGCGGATGCGGCGGGGGTCTTGGGACCAGTAATATTCGCTGCGAGAACATCTTCTTTTCGAATGCGTCCACCTACACCGGTTCCCACAACACGATTGAGATCCACCCCCATATCGTTTGCAAGCTTACGAATGATGGGCGTGATATAGCTGGCGGCACCATCATCATTAGTGGGTGCGGGAGCTGCCACCGGCGCCGAGACAATAGGCGCCGACACGATAGGGATAGAGGGCGCGGGCGGGGCGGAGCTTACAGCGGGAGCGGGGGCGGGCTCCGGGGCTGCTACGGGGGCGGGTGCCGCTGCAGCAACCGGTTCTGGAGTCGCTGCCGGGGCGGGCTCCGGGGTTGCTGCGGGGGCGGGTGCCGCTGCAGCACCGCTGCCGTCGCCAATGCGGGCCAGGACAGCACCAACCTCAACGGTCTCGTCTTCCTGCACCAGAATCTCTTCGAGCACACCGGCAATGGGCGAGGGAATCTCCGTATCTACCTTGTCTGTTGACACCTCGAGTAGAGGCTCGTCCACCTCGATAGTGTCGCCCACGTTTTTAAGCCAGCGGGTAACAGTTCCTTCGGTAACGCTTTCTCCCAGGGCTGGGAGGCTAACCGACTCACTCATGATTTTCTCCTTGATATACCCCTGGAACTTACGGTTCTTGGGGCGTTTGTTCTGTTATTAAAAGTTGCTTAAAGGGTGTGAAGCGGTTTTCCGGCGAGATAGAGCATTGCTTCGCCAATGGACTCGTTCTGCGAGGGATGCGCATGAACGAGGGGAGCGATGTCCTCCGGGTGTGCTTCCCAGTTGACGATGAGCTGTGCCTCGCCGATCAACTCACCTACACGGCCACCAATCATGTGCACACCAACAACGGGCCCGTCGTTAACTCGAACGACCTTGACCGTTCCCGAAGCACCAATGATCTCACTCTTTGCGTTGCCCGCCAGGTTGTACTCGTAGGAGCTGATGGACTCGGATCCGTAGCGCTCCTTTGCTTTTGCTTCGGTGAGGCCAACTGATGCAACTTCTGGGTCACAGTAGGTGATCTTGGGTATGTTCACGTCATCAATGACAACGGGCTTTAGTCCCGCAATCTCTTCTGCGACAAAGATTCCCTGCTGGTAGCTGCGGTGAGCGAGTTGTAGTCCGGGGACAATGTCTCCTACCGCGTACACGTCGGGAACGTTTGTCTGGAGACGCTCGTTGGTTGTCACAAAGCCGCGATCCAGGGCAATACCCACCTCTTCAAAGCCCATGCCGCCGGTGTGGGGGCCGCGACCGACCGCCACAAGGAGAACCTCTGCTTCGACTACCTCTCCGTTTTCAAGGGTTATACGGACCCCGTTATCATCCTGTGTCACGGATTGGAAGCGCTGCCCAAGCTTGTAGTTGATGCCCCGCTTGCGGAATGCTCGTTCAAGCTGTTTACTGACGGACTCTTCTTCGTTGGGGACTAGGTGGGGAAGCCCCTCTATGACGGTCACCTCAGCACCAAACGAGCGCCATACGCTGGCAAACTCCACACCAATGACACCGCCACCAAGGACAGCGACGCTTTGTGGAATAAAATTGAGCTCCAGAGCATACTCACTTGTAATCACACGACCACCAATATCAAGGCCGGGGAGGCTGCGTGAGTAGGAGCCGGTTGCAAGAACGACGTTTTTACCGGTGTAGGTATCCTCACCCACCTGAACGGTGGTGGGAGATATGAGGCGTCCTTCGCCAGAAACAACCGTCACCTTACGAGCACTCAGAAGCCCTTGAAGACCCTTGTATTTTTTTGCAACGATTCCCTCGCGGTACGCGGTAACGGCCGCGATATCAATCCCGGACACGGTGGTGTTGACTCCGTATTTTGCGCTGTCACGGGCGACATCTGCCACCTCTGCCGAGTGCAGTAGCGCCTTCGTGGGGACACACCCTCGGTGCAAGCAGGTTCCTCCGACCTTATCTTTTTCGATCACCACCGCAGAGAGTCCAAGTTCGATGGCACGAATAGCGGTTGCGTAACCCGCGCTTCCGC
Proteins encoded in this window:
- the sucB gene encoding 2-oxoglutarate dehydrogenase, E2 component, dihydrolipoamide succinyltransferase: MSESVSLPALGESVTEGTVTRWLKNVGDTIEVDEPLLEVSTDKVDTEIPSPIAGVLEEILVQEDETVEVGAVLARIGDGSGAAAAPAPAATPEPAPAATPEPVAAAAPAPVAAPEPAPAPAVSSAPPAPSIPIVSAPIVSAPVAAPAPTNDDGAASYITPIIRKLANDMGVDLNRVVGTGVGGRIRKEDVLAANITGPKTPAASAPVVVSELRGTTQKFSRLRKVIAERAVASLQTTAQLTTVVEVDVTKVAALRLAKKDEFLARTGNKLSFLPFFALAATEALRTYPIINATVENDTIVYPDHENLSIAVDTERGLLTPVIRNAGDKNIAELAAEVADLATRTRNNQLKPDELAGGTFTLTNTGSRGALFDTPLVFLPQVAILGTGAVVKKPVVAKTSDGEDTIAIRSTVYLAISYDHRVVDGADAARFLSQVRARLEEGAFEGDLGI
- the lpdA gene encoding dihydrolipoyl dehydrogenase, giving the protein MSQNDFDIVVLGGGSAGYATAIRAIELGLSAVVIEKDKVGGTCLHRGCVPTKALLHSAEVADVARDSAKYGVNTTVSGIDIAAVTAYREGIVAKKYKGLQGLLSARKVTVVSGEGRLISPTTVQVGEDTYTGKNVVLATGSYSRSLPGLDIGGRVITSEYALELNFIPQSVAVLGGGVIGVEFASVWRSFGAEVTVIEGLPHLVPNEEESVSKQLERAFRKRGINYKLGQRFQSVTQDDNGVRITLENGEVVEAEVLLVAVGRGPHTGGMGFEEVGIALDRGFVTTNERLQTNVPDVYAVGDIVPGLQLAHRSYQQGIFVAEEIAGLKPVVIDDVNIPKITYCDPEVASVGLTEAKAKERYGSESISSYEYNLAGNAKSEIIGASGTVKVVRVNDGPVVGVHMIGGRVGELIGEAQLIVNWEAHPEDIAPLVHAHPSQNESIGEAMLYLAGKPLHTL